A genomic window from Brassica oleracea var. oleracea cultivar TO1000 chromosome C8, BOL, whole genome shotgun sequence includes:
- the LOC106308180 gene encoding transcription factor bHLH66-like, which yields MMNSSLLTPSSSSHVQTPATTFDHEDFLDQIFASSPWPSDEAHPPPPPPPSSDGFVDSRHQQIMMMPLPSHHQNEVVDGSSVHSLYNGFSAGGSLPFHIPQGTAGGMMNQQGQALTQKQTQPQVSASIATGGTAAAPPQSRTKVRARRGQATDPHSIAERLRRERIAERMKGLQELVPNGNKTDKASMLDEIIDYVKFLQLQVKVLSMSRLGGGASNSQISEENTSSAVAGGNQATGNSNDSLTMTEHQVAKLMEEDMGSAMQYLQGKGLCLMPISLATAISTATCHSRNTLIPGAAGGVGGHPSSPNLSGMSVQSTNKVKLSGNGVTEGSPPLVVKEAV from the exons ATGATGAACTCTTCTCTTCTAACTCCTTCATCTTCATCCCATGTCCAAACTCCAGCGACGACCTTTGACCATGAAGATTTCCTCGACCAAATCTTTGCTTCCTCCCCTTGGCCCTCCGACGAAGCTCATCCTCCTCCTCCTCCGCCTCCGTCCTCAGATGGTTTCGTCGACTCTAGGCATCAACAGATCATGATGATGCCTTTACCGTCTCATCACCAAAACGAGGTCGTTGATGGCTCCTCGGTCCACTCTCTTTACAATGGCTTCTCCGCCGGCGGATCTCTTCCTTTCCACATCCCTCAG GGAACGGCAGGTGGAATGATGAATCAACAAGGACAAGCCCTAACGCAAAAGCAAACTCAACCGCAAGTGAGTGCGTCTATAGCTACTGGTGGTACGGCGGCGGCTCCACCGCAGAGTAGGACTAAAGTCAGAGCTAGGAGAGGCCAAGCAACGGATCCTCACAGTATTGCCGAACGG TTACGACGAGAGAGAATTGCGGAGAGAATGAAAGGTCTTCAAGAACTCGTTCCTAACGGCAATAAG ACAGACAAGGCATCGATGCTCGATGAGATTATAGATTATGTCAAGTTCTTACAACTCCAAGTCAAG GTACTGAGCATGAGCAGATTGGGTGGTGGTGCTTCCAATTCTCAAATCTCTGAG GAGAATACATCCTCAGCCGTCGCCGGGGGTAATCAGGCGACCGGAAACTCCAACGACAGCTTGACGATGACGGAGCATCAAGTGGCGAAGCTGATGGAAGAAGACATGGGCTCGGCGATGCAATACCTTCAAGGGAAAGGTCTTTGTCTCATGCCTATCTCTTTAGCCACAGCAATCTCAACCGCCACGTGTCACTCGCGTAACACTTTGATCCCTGGAGCTGCCGGTGGGGTCGGAGGTCATCCTTCTTCTCCCAATCTTTCCGGCATGAGCGTGCAGTCAACGAATAAGGTGAAGTTAAGTGGTAACGGCGTGACTGAGGGATCGCCGCCTCTCGTCGTTAAAGAGGCTGTTTAG